The Salvelinus namaycush isolate Seneca chromosome 13, SaNama_1.0, whole genome shotgun sequence genome includes a region encoding these proteins:
- the LOC120058548 gene encoding E3 ubiquitin-protein ligase TRIM7-like isoform X1 produces MKNWTAETLKDSQSFGSFGKSGGKETHPYDCCSQPFGKPNLSLYQIISRPLKKCNIIVKNFLKGPSRITTLETSQSPSLDECKVIIRELATELHRISKYQDNFTSSHEDGYSLAECQQFILQWAEELSILPKISVGQSRSSPKALRTCWEDYEVEERTSPKEAERRLAEAQHIVSEWAAGLQSRKQDSVCPGEDVCSVLQDLEGQWKRGKLPNMLPVMDFLIWTVLQEQPQEGSIPELWLKSKQRFKHSAFTTVIPEPVWDWISKASVDILLDPKSANPDFIVSNNQKRVRVGKIIESKNDPRDGYGHYRASHKYDGWWCALGTQGFTKGRHYWEVGVEGKTDWRIGITRESAPRRGFVELNTSTGYWTLRMQVNGLKALTVPAVDIKIPEHLKKIGVYLDIEEGQLSFYDVVARSHIYTFNDTFSEQVYPVFGTVETDRDLIIL; encoded by the exons ATGAAAAATTGGACTGCAG AAACATTAAAGGACAGCCAGAGCTTTGGAAGTTTTGGCAAATCTGGTGGAAAAGAAACTCATCCATATGATTGTTGTTCACAACCATTTGGGAAGCCTAATCTCAGCCTTTATCAG ATAATCTCAAGACCACTGAAGAAATGTAATATTATTGTTAAGAATTTTTTAAAG GGACCCTCTCGGATTACCACCTTGGAAACAAGCCAGTCTCCATCTCTGGATGAGTGTAAAGTCATAATCAGAGAACTGGCCACAGAGCTACATCGGATATCAAAG TATCAAGATAACTTCACCTCCAGCCACGAGGATGGCTACAGCCTGGCAGAGTGTCAACAGTTCATCCTACAATGGGCGGAGGAGTTGAGCATCTTACCGAAG ATATCCGTGGGGCAAAGCAGGAGCTCACCAAAGGCCCTGCGTACCTGCTGGGAGGACTATGAGGTAGAGGAGAGAACATCTCCAAAAGAGGCTGAGAGAAGACTGGCAGAAGCTCAGCACATCGTCTCAGAATGGGCTGCAGGACTGCAATCACGAAAACAG GACTCAGTGTGTCCAGGAGAGGATGTGTGTTCAGTCCTGCAGGACCTGGAGGGACAGTGGAAGAGAGGGAAGCTACCCAACATGCTCCCTGTCATGGACTTCCTCATCTGGACTGTGTTACAGGAACAGCCTCAAGAG GGCTCCATCCCAGAGCTGTGGCTCAAATCCAAGCAGAGGTTCAAACATTCAG CCTTCACCACAGTGATTCCTGAACCAG TATGGGACTGGATAAGCAAAGCATCAG TTGACATTCTCTTGGACCCTAAATCAGCCAATCCAGATTTCATAGTGTCCAACAATCAGAAACGTGTGAGAGTGGGAAAAATAATAGAGAGTAAAAATGATCCTAGAGACGGATACGGTCACTACCGCGCATCTCACAAGTATGATGGGTGGTGGTGTGCACTGGGAACGCAGGGCTTTACCAAGGGTAGGCATTACTGGGAGGTGGGGGTGGAAGGAAAGACAGACTGGAGGATAGGGATAACCAGGGAGTCTGCACCAAGAAGAGGCTTCGTTGAACTGAACACGTCAACAGGTTACTGGACACTTCGGATGCAGGTCAATGGGCTGAAGGCTCTAACGGTTCCGGCTGTCGATATCAAGATTCCAGAACATCTCAAGAAGATCGGGGTCTACCTTGACATTGAGGAGGGGCAGCTCTCCTTTTATGATGTTGTAGCACGCAGTCATATCTACACCTTCAATGACACGTTTTCTGAACAGGTTTATCCAGTCTTTGGcacagtagagacagacagagaccttaTCATACTGTAG
- the LOC120058548 gene encoding E3 ubiquitin-protein ligase TRIM7-like isoform X2: protein MKNWTAETLKDSQSFGSFGKSGGKETHPYDCCSQPFGKPNLSLYQGPSRITTLETSQSPSLDECKVIIRELATELHRISKYQDNFTSSHEDGYSLAECQQFILQWAEELSILPKISVGQSRSSPKALRTCWEDYEVEERTSPKEAERRLAEAQHIVSEWAAGLQSRKQDSVCPGEDVCSVLQDLEGQWKRGKLPNMLPVMDFLIWTVLQEQPQEGSIPELWLKSKQRFKHSAFTTVIPEPVWDWISKASVDILLDPKSANPDFIVSNNQKRVRVGKIIESKNDPRDGYGHYRASHKYDGWWCALGTQGFTKGRHYWEVGVEGKTDWRIGITRESAPRRGFVELNTSTGYWTLRMQVNGLKALTVPAVDIKIPEHLKKIGVYLDIEEGQLSFYDVVARSHIYTFNDTFSEQVYPVFGTVETDRDLIIL, encoded by the exons ATGAAAAATTGGACTGCAG AAACATTAAAGGACAGCCAGAGCTTTGGAAGTTTTGGCAAATCTGGTGGAAAAGAAACTCATCCATATGATTGTTGTTCACAACCATTTGGGAAGCCTAATCTCAGCCTTTATCAG GGACCCTCTCGGATTACCACCTTGGAAACAAGCCAGTCTCCATCTCTGGATGAGTGTAAAGTCATAATCAGAGAACTGGCCACAGAGCTACATCGGATATCAAAG TATCAAGATAACTTCACCTCCAGCCACGAGGATGGCTACAGCCTGGCAGAGTGTCAACAGTTCATCCTACAATGGGCGGAGGAGTTGAGCATCTTACCGAAG ATATCCGTGGGGCAAAGCAGGAGCTCACCAAAGGCCCTGCGTACCTGCTGGGAGGACTATGAGGTAGAGGAGAGAACATCTCCAAAAGAGGCTGAGAGAAGACTGGCAGAAGCTCAGCACATCGTCTCAGAATGGGCTGCAGGACTGCAATCACGAAAACAG GACTCAGTGTGTCCAGGAGAGGATGTGTGTTCAGTCCTGCAGGACCTGGAGGGACAGTGGAAGAGAGGGAAGCTACCCAACATGCTCCCTGTCATGGACTTCCTCATCTGGACTGTGTTACAGGAACAGCCTCAAGAG GGCTCCATCCCAGAGCTGTGGCTCAAATCCAAGCAGAGGTTCAAACATTCAG CCTTCACCACAGTGATTCCTGAACCAG TATGGGACTGGATAAGCAAAGCATCAG TTGACATTCTCTTGGACCCTAAATCAGCCAATCCAGATTTCATAGTGTCCAACAATCAGAAACGTGTGAGAGTGGGAAAAATAATAGAGAGTAAAAATGATCCTAGAGACGGATACGGTCACTACCGCGCATCTCACAAGTATGATGGGTGGTGGTGTGCACTGGGAACGCAGGGCTTTACCAAGGGTAGGCATTACTGGGAGGTGGGGGTGGAAGGAAAGACAGACTGGAGGATAGGGATAACCAGGGAGTCTGCACCAAGAAGAGGCTTCGTTGAACTGAACACGTCAACAGGTTACTGGACACTTCGGATGCAGGTCAATGGGCTGAAGGCTCTAACGGTTCCGGCTGTCGATATCAAGATTCCAGAACATCTCAAGAAGATCGGGGTCTACCTTGACATTGAGGAGGGGCAGCTCTCCTTTTATGATGTTGTAGCACGCAGTCATATCTACACCTTCAATGACACGTTTTCTGAACAGGTTTATCCAGTCTTTGGcacagtagagacagacagagaccttaTCATACTGTAG